Proteins encoded within one genomic window of Hemiscyllium ocellatum isolate sHemOce1 chromosome 1, sHemOce1.pat.X.cur, whole genome shotgun sequence:
- the LOC132817251 gene encoding flavin reductase (NADPH)-like, translating to MKLLILGATGQTGQLLVRQALEQGHVVKAVVRTPSKLTIQHDNLKVVKANIFSADSLQGHFNDQDVIMCCLGFPIRLFSGHTEYTESMKAIIPAMRKAEVTRIIAMSSWYTKPKTSHQTTWMLRSFLTPVIHSLLINMQEVENYLNNECKDLNWTVVKPPGLQKAPRTDKELLIHEGYYEPDLDRTPVANPVKPGDIARFMLSLLKDDSCNKRAVAVVTV from the exons ATGAAACTCTTGATACTTGGGGCCACAGGACAAACAGGCCAATTATTAGTGAGACAAGCACTAGAACAGGGCCATGTGGTGAAAGCTGTTGTGAGAACTCCCAGCAAGCTGACCATTCAGCATGACAACCTGAAG GTAGTGAAAGCAAATATTTTCTCAGCCGACAGTCTTCAGGGGCATTTTAACGACCAGGATGTTATCATGTGCTGCCTTGGGTTCCCAATACGCTTATTTTCTGGACATACTGAATACACAGAATCAATGAAAGCTATAATTCCTGCTATGCGTAAGGCAGAAGTAACTCGAATTATAGCAATGTCATCCTGGTACACTAAAC CTAAAACTTCACATCAGACTACTTGGATGCTGAGGTCGTTCTTGACTCCTGTGATCCACAGCCTGCTGATCAACATGCAAGAAGTAGAAAATTATTTAAACAATGAATGCAAAGATCTCAACTGGACAGTGGTAAAACCACCAGGTCTTCAGAAGGCACCAAGAACAG ACAAAGAATTATTAATTCATGAAGGCTACTATGAACCAGATCTGGATAGAACTCCCGTTGCAAATCCAGTGAAACCAGGAGATATTGCTCGCTTTATGCTGTCCCTGCTTAAAGATGATTCGTGCAACAAGAGGGCAGTGGCAGTGGTAACAGTGTAA